In Raphanus sativus cultivar WK10039 unplaced genomic scaffold, ASM80110v3 Scaffold4040, whole genome shotgun sequence, the DNA window atatacatatttcgAGGCTTTCTTTTATTTGATACGTTTCAGagtgaataataataataataaaccttCTTTAGATGAAATCTGGTTGACCCGTTGATGTCAAGCAACGATGCCACATTCGGCTATTGGGATCGACTGACTTTGGGTACGCAATTACTTCAGGGATTGGCAAATACGCGTAATGAGTGTTGATTATGCCTACTGTGATTCCACTGTATCCAGCAAATGCACCAtgaacctgtttttttttttttaaataagaacaGAAGCTCTTTAACAAACGTAATAGACTTCAGAATGATTACAACTTTTCTAAGCAATGAGAGAGTGACGTGACTTACAGCGTTTTGTCCAAGAACGGTGCAGAGGATACCATCTGAGGCATTTGCACGGACGGCTCGAATCATGTATGTTGGATCAATGTACTTGACATCTACTGCCATACTTTCTTCTTTAAAATACTTTTTCGTCTATAccaaaacacacacaacaaGTATAAATCTACCTCATAACTATACTCTTTATATAAGATATATCAATCAATCTTTTAGTTATAAGTGTGACTAAACCTCTTGTTGAATGTGCACACCGAAATCACCAAGTATTGTGTTACCAGATGCAtcttttgcattagttttctctAAGAGATTCTGCAAACAAAAACGGCCCAAGATGTTaactaaaacattattttttcaagtggagaaaaaaacaaagcttCTTATATAGCTTTTACCTGTCCAGCTCCTTCTGCTACACAGATCACAGCGGAGCCTTTTGTTTCGATAAGGTACTTCAAGTGCTTCAGTACACCATTAGGTCCATGAAGATTGAAAGGTACCTTTGAGTGAAGGAGAACAAAAACTCATCAAACATGTTTTttggaaaatgaaaaattatagcaaataaaaacaaaacaagtacCTCAGGAATCAAACAGATGTCGACTTGTCCGCTTGCTAAAGAGGCTTGCATGGCAATGAAACCACTGTTACGACCCATCAGTTTTACAATGCCAATGCCATGATAAGCACTATGTGCCTAAATACAAAAAAGACCATATAGAAAATGGTTTTAAGTACTTTAAGGTAAAAAGAGACATAACAGTGAGAGAGCTAGTTAGGTTACCTCAATGTAGGCAGAGTTTATCGCGCGTTGTGCTTCTTCAACAGCAGTATCAAACCCAAACGTCTTATCCATGTGCAATATATCATTGTCAATGGTTTTAGGCACACCAACAACAGCTACCTTCATCTTTCTTTTGCGGCActattaagaattttttttaaaaaaaagcaaAGAGAGAAATGGTAAACCATCTATATCTTCACAAGAAGAACATATAGTTTGTAGTGTTTTTTTAAGTAGCAACCTCATTGTGTATAGCATTGGCTCCAGCATGAGTCCCGTTTCCACCAAGCACGAAAAGCATGTTGATTCCTCTCTCctaagtaaattttaattttacagaaTTTCAAAAACTATGTGATCTCAGAAAGGTTCCCTTAAGGACTTGGAAACCAAGTGATATATATACCTCCATGCTGTCAACAATTTCGCTGACACTGGGACCTCCACGTGAAACTCCAAGCAAGCTTCCTCCAGATAGATGAATGTTCTGTACCACTTTCCTTGATAACTGAAGAAGATTAAAAGAGCAAAACATTAAAAAGGAGAGAAAAGATTccaagttcaaaaaaaagagGGAGAATCAAACTTATACCGGCATTTCGGTTAGATCTTTATCAGAGAAGCCTTTATAACCAAAAGGTATCCCAACAATGTTCTTAACACCATATATCTCAAGCGTGATAACAATCTGCAAAAAATGTATCAAAACACTTCAACACACTAtttttct includes these proteins:
- the LOC130507115 gene encoding ATP-dependent 6-phosphofructokinase 5, chloroplastic; translation: METLSQAITSTLSIPHSNNSSALVRSHGLSSLLLLRKPRSPANLSLISSRSSLTRASAVEHGSKSSASSIDLSDPDWKTKYEREFEERFSIPHITDVFPDAQAIRSTFCLKMRSPTEDFVGGYPSDEEWHGYINNNDRVLLKVISYSSPTSAGAECIDSDCSWVQQWIHRAGPREKIYFRPELVKAAIITCGGLCPGLNDVIRHIVITLEIYGVKNIVGIPFGYKGFSDKDLTEMPLSRKVVQNIHLSGGSLLGVSRGGPSVSEIVDSMEERGINMLFVLGGNGTHAGANAIHNECRKRKMKVAVVGVPKTIDNDILHMDKTFGFDTAVEEAQRAINSAYIEAHSAYHGIGIVKLMGRNSGFIAMQASLASGQVDICLIPEVPFNLHGPNGVLKHLKYLIETKGSAVICVAEGAGQNLLEKTNAKDASGNTILGDFGVHIQQETKKYFKEESMAVDVKYIDPTYMIRAVRANASDGILCTVLGQNAVHGAFAGYSGITVGIINTHYAYLPIPEVIAYPKSVDPNSRMWHRCLTSTGQPDFI